CATCTCTATCGTCATCGCAGTGCTACCACTGCTGGGCTGGAACTGTAAACGTCTCAATTCTGTTTGCTCAGACATATTCCCTCTGATTGATGAGAACTACCTGATGTTCTGGATCGGGGTGACCAGTGTGCTGGTTCTTTTCATTATCTACGCCTACATATATATCCTGTGGAAAGCACACCACCATGCTGTGCGCATGCTGAGCCGCACCTCCCAGAAGAGCCTTGTTGTCTATTCAGCAGATGGGACTAAAGTGCTGACCACACGCCCTGAGCAGACACGCATGGATATCCGTCTGGCCAAGACCCTGGTGCTTATCTTGGTGGTGCTGGTTATATGCTGGGGCCCATTGCTTGCCATCATGGTCTATGACCTCTTCTGGAGGATGGATGATGACATTAAGACAGTGTTTGCATTCTGCAGCATGCTCTGCCTGCTCAACTCCACTGTTAACCCAATCATCTACGCCTTGAGGAGCAAGGATCTGCGGCATGCCTTCCTCAGCTCCTGCCATGCTTGCAGGGGCAGTGCCCAGCAGTTGGACAATAGCCTCGAGTCAGACTGCCAGAGAAATGCCAACATTTCTGCCAACAGGGCTGCAGAGAGCTGCGTGAAGACCACTGTGAAAATAGCCAAAGTAACAATGTCTGTGTCAACTGAAACTTCAGCAGAAGCTGTCTAATTGGCTGTCATTGGGGAAACTGTGTAAATGTCATCCTCCCCAAACAATGCCATTCAACACAATAAAGCAGAACTGAAATaatccagtaaaaaaaaaaaatcctctcctGAAAGTACTGACTTGCATCCTCACATAGACGCTTAGTGGTTGCATCATTTTACGTTACTGTGTGAGCACATAGTGTGCCAAAGTGCCAAATGGTATTGCAAGGTCATAGAAAGGACTATCAAAGACTATCATAAGTCTGCTGTTTACCATAGACTTCATGATATCCAATTAGTGAAGgcatattatatttttgtactGTGAATTCAGGTTTTGAAAACAATATATCTTCATTTATGGGATAAGGGGCTACTGACATTTTTAATTAGAGATGTTTTACTGTGTTATTTAGACTTTAACATGTGTCTTGCACCATAAATATAACAAATCCTCGCGCCTTGACTTTCTACGGGCTTCATGTACATGTTGCGTATAGACATTTCTATAAGCAAAGGATTtggaaaaaaagattgtttcCAAAATTGCCATTAAACATGTCACTTTTGTACGTCTTCTGACAACACTCAGCGAGTGGCAAATGTGTGAAGAGATTTTGAGAAATGAGAGGTGAGTCATGctcaagaaaaaataaatatatataaatatcaacatcaaaaataaaaacaatacactTTCTTCTCTGCCTAAATGGAGGCAAATACATATACAGCTTTTGAGTGTGTGGAAAATCTAACTGAAACCTGAAATGGTATTTTCTGTGGCAGAGTGATGATTGTCCCTGATGTCCATTTCTTTACTCGCTAGCTGTTAGACCTTTAGAGTATCGTGTCTTTGTTCAAATGTATACCTAACAACTGTACAGTGTTTTCTTGCAAGATAAGGTGTTTAACTCGACTCGTTCAGCTATACAGCCAACAAGACAACAACAAGAAGCTTTTGGTCAAAGCTTGAACGAATTCATCAAAACTGAACATGGATGCAGTGTGCTGGTcactactgtaaaaaaaacaaaaaaactgaagtgGTTTCTGACTATAGCTGCTCTCATcaaatgtatgattttattgGATTCAGACTTGTATGTATGTGATACCTTGTGACTTGGTGATATATTTACAACCCCAAGCCTTTGATCATTGCAGTGAGTTGTTTAGTGCTACTGTTGCAGCGGGGAATCATTTCGGAAAATAAAAAGCAACCCATGCACAGGCCTAGTGAAGTACTTTTGGCGTAactttaaatgataaaatatgtctGCTGTTAATTTTACTTGACAAAGAAACAAAGGTTTTCGTTAGATGGTAACTTGAATGggagtttgtgtgtatgcattgtATGGAGAATTGAGAACTGGCCTTACAAAAGAAtacaaaagaaggaagatgtGATTTTCTAATAGGTGATGTAGTACATTTTAATCTAGAAATCTCACAGCACAATTGTTATATAGACATCTATCTTGGTGTAAAGTTATCCAGACAGCTGTTTATCAGTATGCTTTGCTGCCTCTTGTATTATTGAGTATTGAAGATCAAAATGTCAACTGTCAAGTGGCTTCTGTACAGTGGTGGCATATTGAGGAATCGATGACTTAAAAATCACAATTAGTCAAGTGTTTTAGTATTGCTGTTTTCAAACTTTTGAAATAAAGTCACAGCTGGTTGTCATTTTGCCTGCAGTTATTTGATTGATTACTCCATGATGAGAAACAGTAACTCACAGCACATTTTTTTGCTTAATTTATCCAACAATCACTGCTTAAGAGGAGCACATATGATGAATCCAATCCTTGAGCAATTGGTACCCTGAAGACAATTGGTGATGTTTTAGTGCCCCCTAGTGGACAATCTGTTAAACAATTTCAATGCACAGCCTTTTTGAGGAAATAAGCCATCTCTACACGATATTTTAGTTCTGTTAGTAATAACATGGTTACTTCTTTTAACCCCCAAAAGTGACAAATTGCAAGGAATCGGGTGGAAGAGCAACATATGAAAGCAGCATATGCTCTGTTCTTTTCATCTCTTGGCTTAAAGGGAGAGGAAAATTGCAACATCTGTTCATGCAGATGTCAACAGGATTTTGTTCATTTATCTAACAAATACTTCAATCTACTAATAGCCAAGAGGAGGGTTTACTCTATCACGTGTGAAGGCTGCAGTGAGGGTTGAGAACAACACCAACAAAAACCCCTTAAAGGATATGTTCACACTTACtcaagtctgttttaaaacatcaaattccctctttgtgtttccccgTTGAGCTGAGGTGGAAGTAATAGTAACAAAAACTTGGAGGACTTTGGCACTAATAAGactaacattgaaagatatctacttgatttgacccATTTAGGAGGCTAAAGCTacatattaacttcagataaacttttctatacatttttgcacaggaggactgtggattttgtcctccatcacttacattgtaagtgcactGAAGGGATCTTCTGTGGTCACTATGAACAGGAGTaataattacagcaaggaaaatcTGTTTCAATGCTCATTTGGGCACtgtgttttaagacagacatgTAACATTGTGAGCTTGTCCTTTAAATAACACAAAGGTTGGCAACAACAATGCAGGATTTTTCTCTGGCCTTGTATTGCAAGTGTGACACCATTGaattatattctatattatattcACTAAAACATTAAGACAGTTTTCAGCATGACACTGGGGGATTATGACACAGAAATTACAGCTCTATGAAGCACCATGTTATCATATATgaatataatcaatataaataatatttggcTTATTTGGCTTCAAAAACAAATTGCAATACCGGAGACTCGCACAGGCTCTTTCATTTCTATACAGTTCAAAATATGTGAGTGTTTGCAGAGGTTGTAAAGGAAGTGGTGGCAATAGAAGGGAAATGTCtcaaacatttgtgtgtgtgtgtgtgtgtgtgtgtgtgtgcagggagtGAGAGGGCTCTTGGGGAGTTTTCCAAGTAATGAGTAAGCTTTGTATTATCTTGTATTCTCCTAATTCACCACTTGATACTGCAGGGCTTACTCACAAATAACATAGCTGCAGAGAAATCACATTGGATACTCCTCCATGGTTACGTTTCAGATGAACTGGCTTCATTCTCCTATTAATTTTAAGGAATGTTGtgacaaaataaagttaaaatggATCTTGGAGCCAGCAAATATAAGACTGAATCTCCTGCAACTCAGACTTTAGACAAAGCTGGCTACTCTCAAATCCAACTAATTGCAGACCAGCTTGCACTTTCCATTACTACAAATGACCATTATGATTCAGCCTGCTCCTACAAATTGACCTTTATTGTCAATTTTATTTGCTTGGTTtgctttaattgtttttatttttattctgtgtacttctgtttgtttgcttgtattgttgttttgtaTCGTTTGTATCTTGTGCTTTTGTCTGTACGTGTGCTCTGTAAAACACGTTGGGTAGTCTTTAAGTATGAAATGTGCCGTAGAAATAAATGTGCCTTGCTTTATAAAAATACGTAAAAAGTTTCAAGTGAAACAGAAACTTCTCAGTGTCTTAGGgggtttaaacaaacaaaacattttgaaaaacgCACAGTATGTGTATTTTTGGGAAATGTAGTACTCAAGCTAATAGTGTAATGAGCGTGATGGGGAATAAAAAACTACAACTACCAGCTGGGCAACGATTTCATGCGCATGCCCAGTAGCAACCAAATACAACAGAATAGAAGGTGAGCTGTTGAGCCGTTAAAGGTACTCAGATCAAGTTCGGGGAAATCTTTAATCATCTGACTTTACGCCACATTTTACCTACATTATTTGATCAAGTTTATTCCAACATCTACTTGGTAACTTCAGCTTTCTGCGATTTACCAGCAGGACGTAACGAGAGACGAAAAAATTGCGTATTTGTGTTCAGCCCGGAGTCGCTACTGCCGACCCAACCTAGGTAACGTTAGCTAGCAGTAGCAGCATAGACCGGGGCCCAGGCCGGCGACTTCAACAGATAACACGGACTTTTACGTTTTGTAGTTTAGCTTTATAAACACGTTTCAGCGCGATGGCTTGTGGAGCTACTCTGAAAAGGACTCTGGATTTTGACCCGTTAATGAGCTCGGCTTCCCCAAAAAGGAGGAGGTGCGCCCCGGTCATGTCTCCGGTCTCTTCACCGCAGAAATATCTGCGTATGGAGCCCTCACCTTTCGGAGAGGTGTCCTCCAGGCTCACCACAGGTAAGCATTTAATGTCACATGTTAGGtctatacataaatatatatatatatatatatttaatctctAATGGTAGTTGAATGTTTTGGCTACGTGTCGCAGTAGGGCATTGCTGGTGTTAATAGTTCTATTCAGGGGTGAAGGAAGTACTTAAACACTTTACTTGAGTTAAAGTGACAACACAGCAATGTCAAAATACTCCAGTACAAGTAAACGTCCTGCATGGCAAATGCTACTAAGTACATAAATATTAGTAGCAATTTTGTTTTGTCCCTCTgaatgatatattattatatatgacatcattagattattaatactgaagcatcagagcagcatgttactgttgtagctgctggaggtggagctaattTCTACTACTTATACAGAGCTTGTtaagtccagtggttcccaacctaaaGGGCAGAGGCCCTCCAAAAGGTCACTAgatgagggaagaagaaaaaacaaagaaattatACCTTTTGTCTAATGTTTGGtaaaatattggatcatttgaacatcaattgaaatgaaaccatgtcagaagtttagaggggaaaaaaatcactattaGAGCTGTTAAgaactcagacatctgaaatgtgactctGACTACATACTGCTTGTTGTGAGACATCAAAAAGCTAAAAAAGTTGGAAATCACTTTCTGTCAAATGAATGTAGGGGGAGTGGAAGTATAGTGTAGCATCACATAGAACAACTTAAATGAACTACAAGTATCTCATAATTGTGTTCAAGTAGAGTACCTGAGTAAATGTACTCATATATGTTACTTTTCACCACTTGTCATACAGGTAAAACAAAACTCCAATACAATATCTGTACTGATAAATTAATGTTAATCCTTtctgacagaaaacacaaaggaaCAAAAGTAACTCTTCATTGTCCTTTTGTAAATTCAATGCCTATCATTCTCTCTTAGTGAAACTTTGTTTACATGAATTAGTTCACTCTGGTTTGGGGAAGTACTGCACATTGCTATGATGGCAGGAAACATTTGTTTAAAGTTTGTGTCGCTGTTGGTTGTGTTGTTAGTATATTGGACGTTCACTGAATTGGGAAATGATTTATAGTCTCATTTGAATATCTAAAGTCATCAGAAAGGCCACATGAAATCATCTAATCTCAATGATGCAGCTTTGTCTCCATACAGCTGAAATATGACTGAagatgtgaaatgtttttctttgtttcagagcaAATTCTCCACAACATCAAACAGGAGTACAAGCGGCTGCAGAAACGACGACACCTAGACAGCACTTTCCAGCAGGCCGACGGCTGCTGTCCCCTCGACCTGCCAAACGTACACCATGGATCCGCTCTACCAG
This genomic interval from Scomber japonicus isolate fScoJap1 chromosome 17, fScoJap1.pri, whole genome shotgun sequence contains the following:
- the akirin2 gene encoding akirin-2, translating into MACGATLKRTLDFDPLMSSASPKRRRCAPVMSPVSSPQKYLRMEPSPFGEVSSRLTTEQILHNIKQEYKRLQKRRHLDSTFQQADGCCPLDLPNVHHGSALPGTSSGASSPTRKEQPLFSLRQVGMICERLLKEREDKIREEYDEILTTKLAEQYDAFVKFTHDQLMRRFGEQPASYVS